A region from the Triticum aestivum cultivar Chinese Spring chromosome 3D, IWGSC CS RefSeq v2.1, whole genome shotgun sequence genome encodes:
- the LOC123078367 gene encoding bifunctional 3-dehydroquinate dehydratase/shikimate dehydrogenase, chloroplastic isoform X1 codes for MTLLCVPLVGRTVEEMKIDAAAAAAAGGDLVEIRLDYIEGFRPREDLPRLLHSCPLPVLVTYRPNWEGGRYDGDDATRFETLCLAMELGVDYVDIELKVADKFVDFLSGNKPDKCKLIVSSHNYESTPSCEELANLVARIQEVGADIVKVATTATDIIDVSRMFQVMVHCQVPMIGLVMSERGLMSRVLSPKFGGYLTFGILDATKTSASGQPTLEELLDVYNIRCIGPDTKVLGLIANPVKQSKSPILHNKCLQSVGYNAVYLPLLADDLARFLDTYSSPDFSGFSCSLPFKVDAVHCCHEHDAVAKSIGAINTIVRKSDGKLVGYNTDYIGAISAIEDGIGGLGSKDAAMSPLSGRLIVVVGAGGAAKAIAYGAKKKGARVVVANRTYEKAVTLANAVGGQALRLADLENFRPEEGTILANATSLGMYPNVDGTPVPKKALRFYDVVFDAVYAPKVTRLLREAKEHGVKVVSGVEMFVRQAMGQFEHFTGGIEAPESLMREIAAQYT; via the exons ATGACGCTGCTGTGTGTGCCGCTGGTGGGGCGGACGGTCGAGGAGATGAAGATCGACGCGGCGGCCGCAGCGGCCGCAGGGGGCGACCTTGTCGAGATCCGACTGGACTACATCGAGGGGTTCCGCCCGCGGGAGGACCTTCCACGTCTGCTCCACAGCTGCCCACTCCCCGTCCTTGTCACCTACCG GCCTAACTGGGAAGGAGGTCGCTATGATGGTGATGATGCCACTAGATTTGAAACACTCTGTTTAGCTATGGAACTAGGTGTAGACTATGTTGACATCGAGTTAAAG GTTGCTGACAAATTTGTTGATTTTCTTTCTGGTAATAAGCCAGATAAGTGTAAACTTATTGTTTCTTCACATAATTATGAAAGTACCCCATCCTGCGAGGAGCTTGCAAATCTTGTAGCCAGAATACAAGAAGTTGGAGCTGACATAGTTAAAGTTGCAACAACTGCTACAGACATTATTGATGTGTCAAGGATGTTCCAAGTGATGGTGCACTGCCAA GTGCCTATGATTGGATTGGTGATGAGTGAGAGAGGTTTGATGTCAAGGGTGTTATCCCCAAAATTTGGTGGATATCTTACCTTTGGAATACTTGATGCTACAAAGACATCAGCATCTGGGCAACCAACACTTGAAGAATTATTGGACGTTTACAATATAAGGTGTATAGGACCTGATACAAAAGTTCTTGGTCTTATAGCCAACCCAGTAAAGCAGAGCAAGAGCCCAATTTTGCACAATAAATGTCTACAATCTGTTGGATACAATGCTGTTTATCTTCCACTTCTGGCAGACGATCTTGCTAGATTTCTTGACACATATTCATCTCCAGATTTTTCAGGATTTAG TTGCTCTCTTCCTTTCAAAGTGGATGCAGTACATTGTTGCCATGAACATGATGCTGTTGCTAAG TCAATAGGTGCCATAAACACTATAGTTAGGAAATCAGACGGCAAATTAGTGGGCTACAATACAGACTACATTGGAGCAATTTCTGCTATTGAGGATGGTATAGGAG GTCTGGGGTCAAAGGATGCTGCTATGTCACCATTGTCTGGCAGGCTTATTGTTGTTGTAGGTGCTGGTGGTGCTGCTAAGGCAATTGCCTATGGGGCAAAGAAGAAGGGTGCAAGAGTTGTAGTAGCAAATCGTACCTATG AAAAGGCAGTTACTCTTGCCAATGCAGTTGGTGGCCAGGCCCTGAGGTTAGCCGACCTGGAAAATTTCAGGCCTGAAGAAGGGACAATCCTCGCTAATGCAACATCATTGGGGATGTACCCAAATGTTGATGGCACTCCTGTTCcgaag AAAGCTTTAAGGTTCTATGATGTAGTGTTTGATGCGGTATATGCCCCAAAAGTTACCCGGCTTCTACGAGAAGCAAAAGAACATGGAGTGAAAGTTGTTAGCGGTGTAGAGATGTTTGTTAGACAAGCCATGGGCCAATTTGAGCATTTCACTGGTGGTATAGAAG CTCCTGAAAGCCTGATGCGCGAGATAGCAGCACAGTATACCTAG
- the LOC123078367 gene encoding bifunctional 3-dehydroquinate dehydratase/shikimate dehydrogenase, chloroplastic isoform X3: MTLLCVPLVGRTVEEMKIDAAAAAAAGGDLVEIRLDYIEGFRPREDLPRLLHSCPLPVLVTYRPNWEGGRYDGDDATRFETLCLAMELGVDYVDIELKVADKFVDFLSGNKPDKCKLIVSSHNYESTPSCEELANLVARIQEVGADIVKVATTATDIIDVSRMFQVMVHCQVPMIGLVMSERGLMSRVLSPKFGGYLTFGILDATKTSASGQPTLEELLDVYNIRCIGPDTKVLGLIANPVKQSKSPILHNKCLQSVGYNAVYLPLLADDLARFLDTYSSPDFSGFSCSLPFKVDAVHCCHEHDAVAKSIGAINTIVRKSDGKLVGYNTDYIGAISAIEDGIGGLGSKDAAMSPLSGRLIVVVGAGGAAKAIAYGAKKKGARVVVANRTYG, translated from the exons ATGACGCTGCTGTGTGTGCCGCTGGTGGGGCGGACGGTCGAGGAGATGAAGATCGACGCGGCGGCCGCAGCGGCCGCAGGGGGCGACCTTGTCGAGATCCGACTGGACTACATCGAGGGGTTCCGCCCGCGGGAGGACCTTCCACGTCTGCTCCACAGCTGCCCACTCCCCGTCCTTGTCACCTACCG GCCTAACTGGGAAGGAGGTCGCTATGATGGTGATGATGCCACTAGATTTGAAACACTCTGTTTAGCTATGGAACTAGGTGTAGACTATGTTGACATCGAGTTAAAG GTTGCTGACAAATTTGTTGATTTTCTTTCTGGTAATAAGCCAGATAAGTGTAAACTTATTGTTTCTTCACATAATTATGAAAGTACCCCATCCTGCGAGGAGCTTGCAAATCTTGTAGCCAGAATACAAGAAGTTGGAGCTGACATAGTTAAAGTTGCAACAACTGCTACAGACATTATTGATGTGTCAAGGATGTTCCAAGTGATGGTGCACTGCCAA GTGCCTATGATTGGATTGGTGATGAGTGAGAGAGGTTTGATGTCAAGGGTGTTATCCCCAAAATTTGGTGGATATCTTACCTTTGGAATACTTGATGCTACAAAGACATCAGCATCTGGGCAACCAACACTTGAAGAATTATTGGACGTTTACAATATAAGGTGTATAGGACCTGATACAAAAGTTCTTGGTCTTATAGCCAACCCAGTAAAGCAGAGCAAGAGCCCAATTTTGCACAATAAATGTCTACAATCTGTTGGATACAATGCTGTTTATCTTCCACTTCTGGCAGACGATCTTGCTAGATTTCTTGACACATATTCATCTCCAGATTTTTCAGGATTTAG TTGCTCTCTTCCTTTCAAAGTGGATGCAGTACATTGTTGCCATGAACATGATGCTGTTGCTAAG TCAATAGGTGCCATAAACACTATAGTTAGGAAATCAGACGGCAAATTAGTGGGCTACAATACAGACTACATTGGAGCAATTTCTGCTATTGAGGATGGTATAGGAG GTCTGGGGTCAAAGGATGCTGCTATGTCACCATTGTCTGGCAGGCTTATTGTTGTTGTAGGTGCTGGTGGTGCTGCTAAGGCAATTGCCTATGGGGCAAAGAAGAAGGGTGCAAGAGTTGTAGTAGCAAATCGTACCTATG GCTGA
- the LOC123078367 gene encoding bifunctional 3-dehydroquinate dehydratase/shikimate dehydrogenase, chloroplastic isoform X2 — protein MTLLCVPLVGRTVEEMKIDAAAAAAAGGDLVEIRLDYIEGFRPREDLPRLLHSCPLPVLVTYRPNWEGGRYDGDDATRFETLCLAMELGVDYVDIELKVADKFVDFLSGNKPDKCKLIVSSHNYESTPSCEELANLVARIQEVGADIVKVATTATDIIDVSRMFQVMVHCQVPMIGLVMSERGLMSRVLSPKFGGYLTFGILDATKTSASGQPTLEELLDVYNIRCIGPDTKVLGLIANPVKQSKSPILHNKCLQSVGYNAVYLPLLADDLARFLDTYSSPDFSGFSCSLPFKVDAVHCCHEHDAVAKSIGAINTIVRKSDGKLVGYNTDYIGAISAIEDGLGSKDAAMSPLSGRLIVVVGAGGAAKAIAYGAKKKGARVVVANRTYEKAVTLANAVGGQALRLADLENFRPEEGTILANATSLGMYPNVDGTPVPKKALRFYDVVFDAVYAPKVTRLLREAKEHGVKVVSGVEMFVRQAMGQFEHFTGGIEAPESLMREIAAQYT, from the exons ATGACGCTGCTGTGTGTGCCGCTGGTGGGGCGGACGGTCGAGGAGATGAAGATCGACGCGGCGGCCGCAGCGGCCGCAGGGGGCGACCTTGTCGAGATCCGACTGGACTACATCGAGGGGTTCCGCCCGCGGGAGGACCTTCCACGTCTGCTCCACAGCTGCCCACTCCCCGTCCTTGTCACCTACCG GCCTAACTGGGAAGGAGGTCGCTATGATGGTGATGATGCCACTAGATTTGAAACACTCTGTTTAGCTATGGAACTAGGTGTAGACTATGTTGACATCGAGTTAAAG GTTGCTGACAAATTTGTTGATTTTCTTTCTGGTAATAAGCCAGATAAGTGTAAACTTATTGTTTCTTCACATAATTATGAAAGTACCCCATCCTGCGAGGAGCTTGCAAATCTTGTAGCCAGAATACAAGAAGTTGGAGCTGACATAGTTAAAGTTGCAACAACTGCTACAGACATTATTGATGTGTCAAGGATGTTCCAAGTGATGGTGCACTGCCAA GTGCCTATGATTGGATTGGTGATGAGTGAGAGAGGTTTGATGTCAAGGGTGTTATCCCCAAAATTTGGTGGATATCTTACCTTTGGAATACTTGATGCTACAAAGACATCAGCATCTGGGCAACCAACACTTGAAGAATTATTGGACGTTTACAATATAAGGTGTATAGGACCTGATACAAAAGTTCTTGGTCTTATAGCCAACCCAGTAAAGCAGAGCAAGAGCCCAATTTTGCACAATAAATGTCTACAATCTGTTGGATACAATGCTGTTTATCTTCCACTTCTGGCAGACGATCTTGCTAGATTTCTTGACACATATTCATCTCCAGATTTTTCAGGATTTAG TTGCTCTCTTCCTTTCAAAGTGGATGCAGTACATTGTTGCCATGAACATGATGCTGTTGCTAAG TCAATAGGTGCCATAAACACTATAGTTAGGAAATCAGACGGCAAATTAGTGGGCTACAATACAGACTACATTGGAGCAATTTCTGCTATTGAGGATG GTCTGGGGTCAAAGGATGCTGCTATGTCACCATTGTCTGGCAGGCTTATTGTTGTTGTAGGTGCTGGTGGTGCTGCTAAGGCAATTGCCTATGGGGCAAAGAAGAAGGGTGCAAGAGTTGTAGTAGCAAATCGTACCTATG AAAAGGCAGTTACTCTTGCCAATGCAGTTGGTGGCCAGGCCCTGAGGTTAGCCGACCTGGAAAATTTCAGGCCTGAAGAAGGGACAATCCTCGCTAATGCAACATCATTGGGGATGTACCCAAATGTTGATGGCACTCCTGTTCcgaag AAAGCTTTAAGGTTCTATGATGTAGTGTTTGATGCGGTATATGCCCCAAAAGTTACCCGGCTTCTACGAGAAGCAAAAGAACATGGAGTGAAAGTTGTTAGCGGTGTAGAGATGTTTGTTAGACAAGCCATGGGCCAATTTGAGCATTTCACTGGTGGTATAGAAG CTCCTGAAAGCCTGATGCGCGAGATAGCAGCACAGTATACCTAG